A section of the Streptomyces sp. NBC_00178 genome encodes:
- a CDS encoding M6 family metalloprotease domain-containing protein has translation MPRQHGPGGVGRPSLRSAAAAFTSLLALAATGLVAGPAVAASRDAGPCALPRTGAHHSLGLDTWNGSYVRPDHALDAVMVFLSFPDSEPAVPPDVLAADYFPSTTRFFERASYGKFELRAHPQHRWIRMPRPSTWYGIQRDWGSERRSAYLRDAIAAADPRVDFSDYDIVYLVADPDAPGVDSDATKVVNFDRPLRADGTDIRRVVTVFEEHPPDRNVLAHETGHVFDLADLYHRPEDGKGDWDTYVGDWDVMGSQFGLSPELFGWHKWKLGWLGGEQVVCVQGAADLTLEPMAEVPVPGASLGTRLAVIRTGPDTALAIEARSATGNDLTTCTEGVLIYRIRNATPSGGGPVEVLDTHPRSDACWDRSVYPPLADAPLREGERYSVPGERVRVEVTDRTKSGAWTVRVTTGV, from the coding sequence GTGCCGCGTCAGCACGGACCCGGGGGAGTGGGAAGGCCGAGCCTGCGCAGCGCTGCGGCGGCCTTCACCTCCCTCCTGGCGCTCGCCGCCACCGGACTCGTGGCCGGCCCCGCCGTGGCGGCCTCGCGTGACGCGGGACCCTGTGCGCTGCCCAGGACCGGAGCCCACCACTCGCTCGGCCTCGACACGTGGAACGGCTCCTACGTCCGTCCCGACCACGCCCTCGACGCGGTCATGGTCTTCCTGTCGTTCCCGGACTCCGAGCCGGCGGTGCCCCCGGACGTGCTGGCGGCCGACTACTTCCCCTCGACCACCCGCTTCTTCGAGCGCGCCTCGTACGGGAAGTTCGAGCTGCGGGCGCATCCCCAGCACCGGTGGATCCGCATGCCGCGCCCCTCCACCTGGTACGGCATACAGCGGGACTGGGGCTCCGAGCGGCGCAGCGCCTATCTGCGGGACGCGATCGCCGCGGCCGACCCGCGGGTCGACTTCTCGGACTACGACATCGTCTACCTCGTGGCCGACCCGGACGCGCCGGGAGTCGACTCCGACGCCACGAAGGTCGTCAACTTCGACCGGCCGCTGCGCGCCGACGGCACGGACATCCGGCGCGTGGTCACCGTCTTCGAGGAACACCCCCCGGACCGCAACGTCCTCGCGCACGAGACCGGGCACGTCTTCGACCTGGCCGACCTCTACCACCGGCCCGAGGACGGCAAGGGCGACTGGGACACCTACGTCGGCGACTGGGACGTGATGGGCAGCCAGTTCGGCCTCTCGCCCGAGCTGTTCGGCTGGCACAAGTGGAAGCTCGGATGGCTCGGCGGCGAGCAGGTCGTCTGCGTGCAGGGCGCCGCCGACCTCACCCTGGAACCGATGGCCGAGGTGCCCGTGCCCGGCGCGTCCCTCGGCACCCGGCTCGCCGTCATCAGGACCGGCCCGGACACCGCCCTGGCCATCGAGGCCCGCAGCGCGACCGGCAACGACCTGACCACCTGCACCGAGGGGGTGCTGATCTACCGCATCCGCAACGCCACGCCCTCCGGCGGCGGGCCGGTCGAGGTACTGGACACCCACCCCCGCTCCGACGCCTGCTGGGACCGGTCGGTCTACCCGCCTCTCGCGGACGCCCCCCTGCGGGAGGGCGAGCGTTACTCCGTGCCGGGGGAGCGCGTCCGCGTCGAGGTCACCGACCGGACGAAGTCGGGAGCGTGGACGGTCCGGGTCACCACCGGCGTCTGA
- a CDS encoding putative bifunctional diguanylate cyclase/phosphodiesterase, whose translation MSRTPEGPAPRAGVTSGARPPGVTEREHQRSGLSELRDYRAAFSAAALPMAVVDDRGHVVRANDALGCLLGADPAALVHRPAAELVGLTSDSSTWRAYSEVLSGERQQLRCTLRLKHADGRPLWAEVTVVPMGEPAAGTGRALLSLADVSDRRELRERLRHLRIHDPVTRLPNRTLFFERLTGALETGPLQEGPAAREGRIGLCYLDIDGFKAVNDTLGHRIGDRLLAAVAGRLTDCAEAGAHRTGGHLVARMGGDEFAILIEDSAGTHQLTELARSVLTALQRPFDVSGTRLSVSASIGVVERASAGTSATALMQAADTTLYWAKADGRARWTLFDPERNAHRMTRQALSSTLRPAVERGEFTLEYQPLVGMADEVVRGVEALVRWNHPRFGQLAPSRFVPIAEEDGAIVELGRWVLRTACRQARRWQLEHPDERPLFISVNVAVRQVWDSDLVADVAEILAETGLDPRLLQLELTESAVMGSSGRPLRVLQALSDMGVRIAIDDFGTGYSNLAYLSRLPVSVLKLDGSFVRGFRYEDGAHPSPADETIVEAMVQLAHRLGLTVTAECVETSGQAERLRRIGCDTGQGWLYSRAVAPERIAELIGTRPQEG comes from the coding sequence GTGAGCAGAACCCCCGAAGGGCCGGCGCCCCGAGCGGGCGTGACCTCCGGCGCACGGCCACCGGGCGTCACGGAGCGTGAACATCAGCGGTCGGGGCTCTCCGAGCTGCGCGACTACCGCGCCGCCTTCTCGGCCGCCGCCCTCCCCATGGCCGTGGTCGACGACCGGGGCCACGTCGTCCGGGCGAACGACGCGCTGGGCTGCCTGCTCGGCGCCGATCCCGCGGCCCTGGTGCACCGGCCGGCGGCGGAACTCGTCGGCCTCACCTCGGACAGCTCCACCTGGCGTGCGTACAGCGAGGTGCTCAGCGGCGAGCGTCAGCAGCTGCGGTGCACCCTGCGACTCAAGCACGCCGACGGAAGGCCGCTGTGGGCGGAGGTCACCGTCGTCCCCATGGGGGAACCCGCCGCCGGCACGGGCCGCGCCCTGCTGTCCCTCGCCGATGTGAGCGACCGGCGCGAACTGCGGGAGCGCCTGCGCCATCTGCGCATACACGATCCCGTGACCCGCCTGCCCAACCGCACGCTGTTCTTCGAGCGCCTCACGGGAGCCCTGGAGACCGGGCCCCTCCAGGAGGGCCCGGCAGCCCGGGAGGGCCGCATCGGCCTCTGCTACCTCGACATCGACGGCTTCAAGGCGGTCAACGACACCCTGGGGCACCGCATCGGGGACCGGCTGCTCGCCGCCGTCGCCGGACGGCTCACCGACTGCGCCGAGGCCGGCGCACACCGCACCGGCGGGCACCTGGTGGCGCGCATGGGCGGCGACGAGTTCGCGATCCTGATCGAGGACTCGGCGGGCACGCACCAGCTCACCGAGCTCGCCCGTTCGGTGCTCACCGCCTTGCAGCGCCCGTTCGACGTCTCGGGGACCCGGCTGTCGGTGTCCGCGTCGATCGGCGTGGTGGAACGGGCCTCGGCGGGCACCTCGGCCACCGCCCTGATGCAGGCCGCCGACACCACGCTGTACTGGGCCAAGGCCGACGGCAGGGCCCGCTGGACCCTCTTCGACCCCGAGCGCAACGCGCACCGGATGACCCGGCAGGCGCTCTCCTCCACGCTCCGGCCCGCCGTCGAACGCGGCGAGTTCACGCTGGAGTACCAGCCGCTGGTCGGCATGGCCGACGAGGTCGTACGGGGTGTCGAGGCCCTGGTCCGCTGGAACCACCCGCGCTTCGGGCAGCTGGCCCCGAGCCGCTTCGTGCCGATCGCGGAGGAGGACGGCGCGATCGTCGAGCTCGGGCGGTGGGTGCTGCGCACGGCCTGCCGCCAGGCGCGCCGCTGGCAGCTGGAACACCCGGACGAGCGGCCCCTGTTCATCAGCGTCAACGTCGCCGTGCGGCAGGTCTGGGACTCCGACCTGGTCGCCGACGTCGCGGAGATCCTCGCGGAGACCGGGCTCGACCCCCGCCTGCTGCAGCTGGAGCTGACCGAGTCCGCCGTGATGGGTTCGTCGGGCCGGCCGCTGCGGGTCCTCCAGGCGCTCAGCGACATGGGGGTGCGCATCGCGATCGACGACTTCGGTACCGGCTACTCCAACCTGGCCTATCTCAGCCGGCTGCCCGTCTCGGTGCTGAAGCTGGACGGGTCCTTCGTGCGGGGCTTCCGTTACGAGGACGGCGCCCACCCCAGCCCGGCCGACGAGACGATCGTGGAGGCCATGGTGCAGCTCGCGCACCGCCTGGGCCTGACGGTCACCGCGGAGTGCGTGGAGACCTCGGGCCAGGCGGAACGCCTGCGCCGGATCGGCTGCGACACCGGTCAGGGCTGGCTGTACTCGCGGGCGGTGGCCCCGGAGCGCATCGCCGAACTGATCGGCACCCGGCCCCAGGAGGGCTGA
- a CDS encoding LLM class flavin-dependent oxidoreductase, which translates to MEENRGDGIRGTAGGTAPVPLSVLDLVGVGAGRTASQALRTSVDIAQLAERRGFHRYWVAEHHSMPGVASSSPAVILAHLAAYTERIRLGSGGVMLPNHAPLVIAEQFGTLEAMAPGRVDLGLGRAPGTDGATAAALRRTDRLNEGADDFPEQLAELVRFLDDDFPDGHPYARIHAVPGPVQATSPGGVQSAARPPVWLLGSSGFSARLAGVLGLPFAFAHHFSARNTVPALDLYRESFRPSAVLDAPYALIGVAALAADEEREARRQVLSGALSMVRLRTGRPGLVPSPEEAEAYEFSPMEREFVDGWLKDIVHGTPDEVRSGLDDLAKRTGADELMITANAHGGEARLRSYELIADAYGLPGAA; encoded by the coding sequence GTGGAAGAGAACCGAGGCGACGGCATTCGCGGCACCGCGGGAGGGACGGCCCCCGTGCCCCTCTCCGTGCTCGACCTGGTGGGCGTGGGCGCCGGCCGGACCGCGAGCCAGGCCCTGCGCACCAGTGTGGACATCGCGCAGCTCGCCGAGCGCCGCGGCTTCCACCGCTACTGGGTCGCCGAGCACCACTCGATGCCGGGTGTGGCCTCCTCCTCGCCCGCCGTCATCCTGGCGCACCTGGCCGCGTACACCGAACGCATCCGGCTCGGGTCCGGCGGCGTGATGCTGCCCAACCACGCGCCGCTGGTCATCGCGGAGCAGTTCGGCACCCTGGAGGCGATGGCTCCCGGACGCGTCGACCTCGGCCTCGGCCGCGCACCCGGCACGGACGGGGCGACGGCCGCCGCCCTGCGGCGCACGGACCGGCTCAACGAGGGCGCCGACGACTTCCCGGAGCAGCTGGCCGAACTCGTCCGCTTCCTGGACGACGACTTCCCCGACGGCCACCCCTACGCCCGGATCCACGCCGTCCCCGGACCCGTCCAGGCCACCTCGCCCGGCGGGGTCCAGTCGGCCGCCCGGCCCCCCGTCTGGCTCCTGGGCTCCTCCGGCTTCAGCGCACGGCTGGCCGGCGTCCTCGGGCTGCCCTTCGCCTTCGCCCACCACTTCTCCGCGCGCAACACCGTGCCCGCCCTCGACCTGTACCGCGAGTCCTTCCGGCCCTCCGCGGTGCTCGACGCGCCGTACGCCCTCATCGGGGTCGCGGCGCTGGCCGCCGACGAGGAGCGCGAGGCGCGGCGGCAGGTGCTGAGCGGCGCCCTTTCGATGGTCCGGCTGCGCACCGGCCGCCCCGGTCTGGTGCCGAGCCCCGAGGAGGCGGAGGCGTACGAATTCAGCCCCATGGAGCGCGAGTTCGTCGACGGCTGGCTGAAGGACATCGTCCACGGCACGCCCGACGAGGTCCGCAGCGGCCTGGACGACCTGGCGAAGCGCACCGGCGCGGACGAGCTGATGATCACGGCCAACGCGCACGGCGGTGAGGCGCGGCTGCGCTCGTACGAGCTGATCGCGGACGCCTACGGGCTGCCCGGCGCGGCCTGA
- a CDS encoding maleate cis-trans isomerase family protein, which yields MTTVGLLYPGHSAEDDFPRIEVMLDSDIRVPLFHTEIDEDARRPDSLREAGAPHRLAAGVEELRMAGAESLVWACSGGSFVYGWDGAHEQIAELARAAGLPASSSSFAFVHAVRELGASRVAVAATYSEDVAALFAGFLAAGGVEVTATRGAGIINASDAAAADVDRVKELAVAGDHPDAEVVLLPDNALHTTAFVPELEELLGKPVLTANQVAVWEGLRLAERRIWAPTLGTLFATREPPVGAGEPRGIEVRE from the coding sequence ATGACGACCGTAGGACTTCTTTATCCGGGCCACTCCGCGGAGGACGACTTCCCGCGGATCGAGGTCATGCTCGACAGTGACATCAGGGTGCCGCTGTTCCACACCGAGATCGACGAGGACGCCCGCAGGCCCGACTCCCTCCGCGAGGCCGGTGCGCCCCACCGCCTGGCCGCCGGGGTCGAGGAGCTGCGCATGGCCGGCGCCGAGTCGCTGGTGTGGGCCTGCTCCGGCGGGAGCTTCGTCTACGGCTGGGACGGCGCGCACGAGCAGATCGCGGAGCTGGCCAGGGCCGCCGGGCTGCCCGCCTCCAGCAGCTCCTTCGCCTTCGTGCACGCGGTGCGTGAGCTGGGGGCGTCCCGGGTCGCCGTCGCGGCGACCTATTCCGAGGACGTCGCCGCGCTCTTCGCCGGCTTCCTCGCGGCCGGGGGCGTCGAGGTGACCGCGACCCGGGGCGCGGGCATCATCAACGCGTCCGACGCCGCGGCCGCCGACGTGGACCGGGTCAAGGAGCTGGCCGTGGCGGGCGACCACCCCGACGCGGAGGTCGTCCTGCTCCCCGACAACGCCCTGCACACCACCGCGTTCGTCCCCGAGCTGGAGGAACTGCTCGGCAAGCCGGTCCTCACCGCGAACCAGGTCGCCGTCTGGGAGGGGCTCCGGCTCGCCGAACGCCGCATCTGGGCACCGACCCTCGGCACCCTCTTCGCGACCCGTGAACCCCCGGTGGGCGCCGGGGAGCCGCGGGGCATCGAGGTGCGCGAGTAG
- a CDS encoding D-2-hydroxyacid dehydrogenase, producing MTTPVILVLEADPPPRLGRLTGRAHVRYADARTLASQLPGADVLLVWDFTSDAVREAWPGEGPRPGWVHTASAGVDRLVCPELAASSTVVTNARGVFELPIAEYVAGLVLAFAKDLPGTLASQREHRWRHRETRRLAGSRAVVVGAGPVGREIMRLLHGLGVRVALVGRTARRSIHGVEDLDRLAAGADWVISAAPLTDATRGMFDARFFGLLQPSAHFVNVGRGQLTVEDDLAEALRRRWIAGAALDVFQEEPLDPSSPLWDVPGLVVSPHMSGDTAGWRDRLGEQFVSMYERWASGESLPNVVDIRRGYVPSPDIPL from the coding sequence ATGACCACTCCCGTGATCCTCGTCCTGGAGGCCGACCCGCCACCGCGCCTGGGCCGGCTGACCGGCCGTGCCCACGTCCGGTACGCCGACGCGCGGACGCTCGCCTCGCAGCTCCCCGGAGCCGACGTACTGCTCGTCTGGGACTTCACCTCCGACGCCGTCCGCGAGGCGTGGCCGGGCGAGGGTCCCCGCCCCGGCTGGGTCCACACGGCGAGCGCCGGGGTCGACCGGCTGGTGTGCCCGGAGCTGGCCGCGTCGTCCACCGTCGTCACCAACGCCCGGGGCGTTTTCGAGCTGCCGATCGCCGAATACGTCGCCGGCCTGGTGCTCGCCTTCGCGAAGGACCTGCCCGGCACGCTGGCGTCGCAGCGCGAGCACCGGTGGCGCCACCGCGAGACCCGCCGGCTCGCGGGCAGCCGCGCGGTCGTCGTCGGCGCGGGCCCCGTGGGCCGGGAGATCATGCGGCTGCTGCACGGCCTCGGGGTACGGGTGGCGCTCGTGGGCCGTACGGCACGGCGGTCGATCCACGGCGTCGAGGACCTGGACCGGCTGGCCGCCGGAGCGGACTGGGTGATCTCGGCGGCTCCGCTCACGGACGCGACGCGCGGGATGTTCGACGCGCGGTTCTTCGGCCTGCTCCAGCCCTCGGCGCACTTCGTGAACGTGGGCCGGGGACAGCTGACGGTGGAGGACGACCTCGCCGAGGCGCTCCGCAGACGGTGGATCGCCGGCGCCGCGCTCGACGTGTTCCAGGAGGAGCCGCTGGACCCTTCGAGCCCCCTGTGGGACGTGCCCGGCCTGGTGGTGTCCCCGCACATGAGCGGCGACACCGCGGGCTGGCGCGACCGGCTCGGCGAGCAGTTCGTTTCGATGTACGAGCGCTGGGCATCCGGGGAGTCGCTGCCCAACGTGGTGGACATACGGCGTGGTTACGTCCCGTCTCCGGACATCCCGCTCTGA
- the ehuB gene encoding ectoine/hydroxyectoine ABC transporter substrate-binding protein EhuB: MADFPHLSRRGFLNRTAAVGGLLVVPGLLSACSRTDAGAADGEGALDKLRKQGFVRVAYANEAPYGYMEGKQLKGEAPTLHREIFKALGVDELKPTLSEWDGLIPGLQAGKYDVVSAGMAITPERCANALFSEPEFISPTALMVRKGNPRKLTDLASAKAAGITVGVMSGAVEASYAKGAGIPEDRIKTLQKPQDGADAVKGGRVDAFLLTGISLRWLAKTNPDTEVTEPFVPELDGKQQFSPGGAVFRQGNEDLRDAFNRELKKIVSDRSRYVSLLRDYGFGATEVPPATLKTADLCKG; encoded by the coding sequence ATGGCTGACTTCCCTCACCTGTCCCGCCGGGGCTTCCTCAACCGAACCGCGGCCGTGGGAGGTCTGCTCGTCGTCCCGGGCCTGCTCTCCGCCTGCAGCAGGACCGACGCCGGCGCGGCGGACGGTGAGGGCGCCCTGGACAAGCTCCGCAAGCAGGGCTTCGTCCGCGTCGCGTACGCCAACGAGGCCCCGTACGGCTACATGGAGGGCAAGCAGCTCAAGGGCGAGGCGCCCACCCTGCACCGGGAGATATTCAAGGCGCTCGGCGTCGACGAGCTGAAGCCCACGCTCTCCGAGTGGGACGGGCTGATCCCGGGACTGCAGGCCGGGAAGTACGACGTGGTCAGCGCGGGCATGGCCATCACCCCCGAGCGCTGCGCCAACGCACTGTTCTCCGAGCCGGAGTTCATCTCCCCGACCGCACTGATGGTGAGGAAGGGCAACCCGCGCAAGCTGACCGACCTGGCGTCCGCGAAGGCGGCGGGGATCACCGTCGGCGTGATGTCGGGGGCGGTCGAGGCCTCGTACGCCAAGGGCGCGGGCATCCCCGAGGACAGGATCAAGACACTGCAGAAGCCGCAGGACGGCGCGGACGCCGTGAAGGGTGGCCGGGTCGACGCCTTCCTGCTCACCGGCATCTCGCTGCGCTGGCTCGCGAAGACCAACCCGGACACCGAGGTCACCGAGCCCTTCGTGCCGGAACTGGACGGCAAGCAGCAGTTCTCCCCGGGCGGCGCGGTGTTCCGTCAGGGCAACGAGGACCTGCGGGACGCCTTCAACCGCGAGCTGAAGAAGATCGTCTCGGACCGTTCGCGCTATGTGAGCCTGCTGCGGGACTACGGCTTCGGCGCGACGGAGGTCCCGCCGGCCACGCTGAAGACGGCCGACCTGTGCAAGGGCTGA
- the ehuC gene encoding ectoine/hydroxyectoine ABC transporter permease subunit EhuC, with translation MSDFFSTFLDELPQISAGLWVTLEATVLGSLLALVLSFALGLMAGSRLLAVRGVSRTVVEFFRGTSLYVQLFWFYYAMPQLTGYELTPLLCGVVALGLNFGAYGAEIVRGAVNSVPRGQYEAALALNMSPVHRMRKVILPQAWVQMIPSFTNLLIQLLKATPLLWLLSAADLMTAVEHVRSLTGESLTAYLLLLAVYFVLAYALTLLMNLLERNAKRRLGLHTGAAGLFRTRSAEPVTTAGGDR, from the coding sequence ATGAGTGACTTCTTCTCCACCTTCCTCGACGAACTGCCCCAGATCTCCGCGGGTCTGTGGGTCACGCTGGAGGCGACCGTCCTCGGCTCGCTGCTCGCGCTGGTGCTGTCGTTCGCCCTCGGCCTGATGGCCGGCAGCCGGCTGCTCGCGGTGCGCGGGGTCTCCCGGACCGTCGTGGAGTTCTTCCGCGGCACCTCGCTCTACGTCCAGCTGTTCTGGTTCTACTACGCGATGCCGCAGCTGACGGGCTACGAACTGACGCCCCTGCTCTGCGGGGTGGTCGCCCTCGGCCTGAACTTCGGCGCCTACGGCGCCGAGATCGTGCGCGGGGCGGTCAACTCGGTTCCGCGCGGCCAGTACGAGGCGGCCCTGGCGCTGAACATGTCCCCGGTCCACCGGATGCGGAAGGTGATCCTGCCCCAGGCGTGGGTACAGATGATCCCCTCCTTCACCAACCTGCTGATCCAGCTGCTGAAGGCCACACCCCTGCTGTGGCTGCTGTCCGCAGCCGACCTGATGACGGCCGTCGAGCACGTCCGCAGCCTGACCGGTGAGAGCCTCACGGCCTATCTCCTGCTGCTGGCCGTCTACTTCGTGCTCGCCTACGCGCTGACCCTGCTGATGAACCTGCTGGAGCGGAACGCCAAGCGGCGCCTCGGCCTGCACACCGGTGCGGCGGGTCTGTTCAGGACCCGAAGCGCCGAACCCGTCACGACGGCCGGAGGCGATCGGTGA
- the ehuD gene encoding ectoine/hydroxyectoine ABC transporter permease subunit EhuD, whose product MNPTFDWEAAREALPLLLEGFRVTLLATVLGTLVAAVLGLAIAVAGRAPSRLVTVPVKAVMEFVRSTPLLVQLVGAAAVFTSVEPLTVGIAVLGVHYAAYTSEVYRAGIDGVPQGQWEACRALSMSPRRTWQAVILPQAVRNVLPALGNYAVSMFKETPFLAVITVQEMVFEARKYGADHFAYTEAWTLAGLVFLVASYPTSLLMRKLEKRLGH is encoded by the coding sequence GTGAACCCGACATTCGACTGGGAGGCGGCCCGTGAGGCCCTTCCCCTGCTGCTCGAAGGCTTCCGGGTCACGCTGCTCGCGACCGTGCTCGGCACGCTGGTCGCGGCGGTGCTCGGACTCGCGATCGCGGTGGCCGGGCGAGCCCCCTCCCGGCTCGTGACGGTGCCGGTGAAGGCCGTCATGGAGTTCGTCCGCTCGACCCCGCTGCTGGTGCAACTGGTCGGCGCGGCCGCAGTCTTCACCTCCGTGGAGCCGCTCACCGTCGGCATCGCCGTCCTGGGCGTCCACTACGCCGCGTACACCTCGGAGGTCTACAGGGCCGGGATCGACGGCGTGCCCCAGGGCCAGTGGGAGGCCTGCAGGGCCCTCTCCATGTCACCCCGGCGCACCTGGCAGGCGGTGATCCTGCCGCAGGCGGTGCGCAACGTGCTGCCCGCGCTGGGCAACTACGCCGTCTCGATGTTCAAGGAGACCCCGTTCCTGGCCGTGATCACGGTGCAGGAGATGGTCTTCGAGGCCCGGAAGTACGGGGCCGACCACTTCGCGTACACCGAGGCGTGGACGCTCGCCGGCCTGGTCTTCCTGGTCGCGAGCTACCCGACCTCGCTGCTGATGAGAAAGCTGGAGAAGCGCCTTGGCCACTGA
- the ehuA gene encoding ectoine/hydroxyectoine ABC transporter ATP-binding protein EhuA produces the protein MATESAPIEDPADAAPVTGTTGVEPLVRFDRVVKRYGDHVVLDELDFTVRRGEHVTLIGPSGSGKTTILRLLMTLERVSDGVIWVDGSPLSHVRTASGALKPAGEKDLRASRKKIGMVFQQFNLFPNMKVLQNITEAPVNVLGMDKDEAEARARELLDLVGLAGKTDAHPSQLSGGQQQRVAIARALAMRPEILLLDEVTSALDPELVAGVLELLADIARNTDITMLCVTHEMNFARDVSEKVLMFDAGKVVESGSPEKIFSDPEHERTREFLNAVL, from the coding sequence TTGGCCACTGAATCCGCCCCCATCGAGGACCCCGCGGACGCGGCTCCGGTCACCGGGACGACCGGTGTGGAACCCCTGGTCCGCTTCGACAGGGTCGTCAAGCGCTACGGCGACCACGTGGTCCTGGACGAGCTGGACTTCACCGTCCGGCGCGGTGAGCACGTCACGCTGATCGGGCCGAGCGGTTCGGGGAAGACCACGATCCTGCGGCTGCTGATGACGCTGGAGCGGGTCAGCGACGGCGTGATCTGGGTCGACGGCTCGCCGCTGTCCCACGTGCGCACGGCCTCCGGCGCGCTGAAGCCCGCGGGCGAGAAGGATCTGCGCGCGTCCCGGAAGAAGATCGGGATGGTCTTCCAGCAGTTCAACCTCTTTCCCAACATGAAGGTCCTGCAGAACATCACCGAGGCACCGGTCAACGTCCTCGGTATGGACAAGGACGAGGCGGAGGCACGGGCCCGCGAGCTGCTCGACCTGGTGGGGCTCGCCGGGAAGACCGACGCCCATCCCTCGCAGCTGTCCGGCGGGCAGCAGCAGCGCGTCGCGATCGCGAGGGCCCTGGCGATGCGGCCGGAGATCCTGCTGCTCGACGAGGTGACGTCGGCGCTGGACCCCGAGCTGGTGGCCGGTGTGCTGGAACTGCTCGCCGACATCGCGAGGAACACCGACATCACGATGCTCTGTGTGACCCACGAGATGAACTTCGCCCGGGACGTGTCGGAGAAGGTCCTGATGTTCGACGCGGGGAAGGTCGTGGAGTCCGGTTCGCCGGAAAAAATCTTCTCCGATCCGGAGCACGAACGTACACGCGAATTCCTGAACGCGGTCCTGTGA
- a CDS encoding IclR family transcriptional regulator codes for MALKPEPKAPFHSVQYALRVLESVSTHGDGVTGAQLSRETGLPAGHLAPLLLTLRREGYVEQVTDGAYVIGSSLLELGSGSARRQALEAKLQQTLVQLRDSVGAAVYVSRYVDGEIRVTQMADGPRTPAVNEWVDFRSAAHASAIGKCLLTQLDQNGRRDHLSRHRIARLTSRTITNEKVLFSKLDSQPATVPVLDLQEYAVGTVCAAVPLTAGSSAGCLALSLPIEHAHRLRAAAATLNRRAAPVLLSLAL; via the coding sequence GTGGCGTTGAAGCCGGAGCCGAAGGCGCCGTTCCATTCGGTGCAGTACGCCCTGCGTGTGCTCGAGTCGGTGTCCACGCACGGTGACGGCGTGACCGGCGCCCAGCTCTCCCGCGAGACGGGACTCCCGGCCGGACACCTCGCGCCCCTCCTGCTGACCCTGCGCCGTGAGGGCTACGTCGAGCAGGTCACCGACGGCGCCTACGTCATCGGGTCCTCGCTCCTGGAACTCGGCTCCGGATCGGCCCGCCGGCAGGCCCTGGAGGCGAAGCTCCAGCAGACCCTCGTGCAGCTGCGCGACTCGGTCGGCGCGGCGGTCTACGTCAGCCGCTACGTCGACGGCGAGATCCGCGTGACGCAGATGGCGGACGGGCCGCGCACCCCCGCCGTCAACGAGTGGGTGGACTTCCGGTCGGCGGCGCACGCCAGCGCGATCGGCAAGTGCCTGCTGACGCAGCTCGACCAGAACGGCCGCCGCGACCACCTCTCGCGGCACCGCATCGCGCGGCTGACGTCGCGGACCATCACCAACGAGAAGGTGCTGTTCTCCAAGCTGGACAGCCAGCCGGCGACGGTGCCCGTCCTCGACCTGCAGGAGTACGCCGTGGGCACCGTGTGCGCGGCGGTGCCGCTGACGGCGGGCTCGTCGGCCGGATGCCTGGCGCTGTCGCTGCCGATCGAGCACGCGCACCGGCTGCGCGCCGCCGCGGCCACCCTGAACCGGCGCGCGGCGCCCGTGCTCCTGTCCCTCGCGCTCTGA